The Microcystis panniformis FACHB-1757 region AAATTAGTCACAAGGGAGCAAATAATCAGCCTGTGTGGGTGTTCGAGAATAGGACAGGTGAGCCGGTTTTACTGGGGGAATTAATGGATTTGCTTGATGAATTGGGAAAATTTATTTAGGGTTTGCGGCAAAAAGTTTGTTGGTGAGGTTCCCTTGTTTCAAGGCTCTGCCTTGAAACATAATATCTAAGGCTCTGCCTTAAAGTAGTATTTAAGAAGAACTGGAATTTCAGTGAACAGTTATCAGTAAACAGTTATCAGGTAGAACCTGAATCAAGCGTTCCCAGGTTCTACCTGGGAACGAGATAACTAGATAAATAAGTTAAAATAGTAAGGCGATCATTAACAAAGGGGTCAACAGATGCAAAATTTACGTCAGGTTTCTTTACTAACAAGTGGACAAGAGCAAGTATTAACTATTCCTCCTGAACTGGCCCTATCAAGTACAGAGGTTTTGTTACGCAAAGAAGGTCATCGCTTAATCATTGAGCCGATTTCTTCCGGTTCTCTAATTTCTTTGCTGACTACTTTGCCAGACATTACAGACAATTTTCCTGATATAGATGAAGGGTTGCTTCCCCTTGATGACATTACATTTTAGTACCACCCAATGACCTATCAATATCTGCTTGATACTAACATCCTATCACATTTGATCAGGTATCCCCAAGGTCAGGTTTTCCAGCATATTGTGGATGTCGGCGAAGAAAGCGTTTGTACGAGCATCATTGTGGCGTGTGAATTAAGATTTGGAGTGGTTAAAAGTGGTTCCTCCCGTCTGGTGCAGCAACTAGAACGCATCCTGGAGTTCTTGACAGTTTTGCCATTAGAATCAACTGTAGATAAGCACTATGCCGTAATTCGTAAACATTTGGAGCAAGCAGGAACCCCAATCGGTCCAAATGATTTACTGATTGCTGCTCATTCTCTAGCGCTTGATCTGACTCTTGTTACCGCAAATACTCGTGAATTTGAGCGTGTGCCTGCTTTGAAGTTAGAGAATTGGTTGATTGATTCTGTAATAATTTTTGGGGGATAATTTGTCATAAATGATGTTGCTGATGATGGTTTTGTATATATTCTGCAACTACTTTTTTGCGGTTTTCTCGCAATGACAAATCAGGTGGAGCATTTTCTAAAAGATGCTGAGGATGACCTCCCCGGCGTTGTGATAAAGTTTTACGCGGTTTTAAGCTTTGCCAATGTTCGTAAATGAGTTTTTTCAGAAGTTCTTCTGAGCTAATATTCTCTTCGGAAATGATGTCTGCTAGATAGTTCTCGGTTTCTCGATCTAGATTAATGGATAACATTGTTACCTCATGGGATAAATCAATATTTTTGATTATAGTTTAAAATCCATGATCGCGCTACAGATAATCCCACTCACCCCCCCATCCCCAAACGGTAAAATGTTTTATGACATATAATTAATTTGCAAGTAAAATGTAGGGTGCGTTAGACGGCGACAATCTCTGCTTAAACTTAAATCTAACAATCCGTCGTAACGCACCACACCTATTGCATGATCAGTAAAATGTAGGGTGCGTTAGACGGCGATAATCTCTGCTTAAACTTAAATCTAACAATCCGTCGTAACGCACCACACCTATCATTAATTTAACTTCATTATAACATATAATTAATTTGCAAGAGTTCTTTTTTTCCACTTCAATCTAAGAATTGAGAAAAAAGCAAAACCTTATATTATACCATAAAAAAATTATGCAAGAGGTCTATTGTACTGTAAAAGGATAATGCCTGGTTTTTGAAGGTTCCAATTTTAACAGGTCAAAAGCCTTATTTTAAAAGGGTTTTACTATTATTCAGCAAACCCTAATTAGGATAAACTCGCCCTTTCCAACCTCCCCCTTGGCCGCGCCAATAACGCAGGGCAGAATCAACGGTCATTAAACTATAAAAGAGGGCAATTAGGGGTAAAGTTAAAGCCCGCAGGGGGGATAATTTATATAGTCTTAAAGTTGGGCTATAGGAAAGGGCGATTAGTAATAAGGTGATGGTGCTAATTATGATAATTGATGTTTGTTTTAATACCAGTCCCCAGATTAAGCCCAAGGGAGCGGCTAAATAGGTTAAAAACATCCCGAAAATTGTCCCGATTAACCAAAGTGTTGAGTAATTTAGTTGTGTGAAGGCGGTGCGGGCTACCATATTCCAAATGCTGGCTAAATCGGGATAGGGACGGAGACTATAGGTGGTTTCTGTTAATCCTAACCAGATAGATTTCTCGGTATTTTCGGAGTGATTTTGCAGATATTTTTTAACCGCAATCGCTAAAGAACAATCATCAATTAAAGCTTGTTTAAGAATATCAATACTGCCAATTTTTTCTAGAATATCTCGGCGAATTAAAATGCAACCCCCAGCGGCGGCAGCTATCGGGGAATTAGGGTTATTAACTAGGGGAAAAGGATAGAGTTTCTCGAAGAAAAAAACAAAGGCAGGAATGAGAAATTTTTCCCAAAAACTGTCACAGCGTAGCAACACCATCAGGGAAACTAAAGCTTGTTTTTCTTGTACTGCTTTAGTAACTAATTGGGTTAAATTATCCGGTGGGTGGGCAATATCAGCATCGGTGAACAGAAAATAATCGGGTGCAAATTTCTCGGTAGCCTCTGTTATTCCCTGTTTCATTGCCCATAATTTACCCGTCCATCCTATCTCTAAAGGTTGTCCAGAAATAATAGTTATCTGTTCAGATTTATGAGATTTATCGGCAATTTTTTGGGCAACTTTCCCCGTGTCATCACTGCTTTGATCGTCAATTAAAATAATCGAAAATTCGCCTTGATAATCTTGGTTAAAGAGGGAAGTTAAACTGATAGGTAAAACGTCGGCTTCGTTTCGTGCGGGGATAATTGCCGAGACTTTTGGATAATTTGTTAAGGGATAAGTGACAGGATTAATTTTTTGGTTAGATAGCCAAAATTGTCCCCTAGCTAAGATTAAATATAACCAAATTATCAGCGATAGGGAAGTAACTAATAATAAGAAAAATGTCATAAGCTGGTGGTCTTTCGATGAGGGAACAGTGAACAGGTTAAAAAGAGTAAGTAGGTAGGCGTTAAAAGTTGTCAGACACCCCCCTTATCAAGGGGGGCAGGGGGGATCCCCCCGCCTATCGGCACCCCCCTTATTAAGGGGGATCCCCCCGCCTATCGGCACCCCCCTTATCAAGGGGGCGGGGGGGATCGAACCTAAAATCCATTTTTAATTTAATTATAATCAGCTACTTATCAAATTTAGATGGACAACAGCTTAACCGGTTTGGGGTTTAACAGAGGGCAATTTAGGATAAAATAGAAGCAACTTAGCAAGATTAGGCGAGGGCGTAAATCATGGATTATGATGTCGTAATTATTGGGGGCGGACCAGCGGGAGGTCACTGTGGTAGATTATTAAGTGAAAAAGGTTATCGTGTTCTTTTGGTGGAACAACATTCTAGTTGGCAAGATAATAATTTTTCTAGTGCCGCTTCTCCTCTAGAAATTTTAGAACAATTCAATCTCCCCGAAACCGTAGTGGCTAGGTTTTGGAAAAATATCGAAATCATCTCTACCAGCATACATCATTTTTGGTCATCACCGCAACCTTTAGGGGTAGTTTTTGATTTTGCCAAGTTGCGAGAGTTTTTAGCCGCAGAAGTGCTGCGTTTGGGGGGAGAAGTTCGTTTAGGTTGTCGTTATCTGAAATATCAACAGAGGGAGGATCAGCTAACTGTTTTCTTGAAATCAAAAGGCGAGAAAATCGAGACAGTTACTACTCGTTTATTGGTTGATGCCACGGGATATGCTAGAGCAGTTATGTATAAACACAGACGAGAAAAACCTGATTTTCTAAAAGCAGTGGGCATTGAATATTTAATTACTGTGCCAGAAGTAGATTATCAAAAATATCAAGATAATTTAGTGTTTTTTCTCGGTCATAAATGGAGTCCTAAAGGTTATGGCTGGATTTTTCCTATGGATAATCAGCAATTAAAAATAGGAGCGGCTTGGTTAGAGGGAGAACATCCTTATATTTCTGAAGTTAAGCCTTTAAAAAGTTATATTACACAAATTATTCAAACCTACATGAATCTCTCTAAATATGATATAATCGACATTCATGGGTCTATTTTAGAATATTCGCTCAATCTGCAAGATATTTATTATCAAGAACCGAATATTATAGCGATTGGTGATGCTGTTTCTACGGTTAACTTTTTAGGAGGGGAAGGTATTCGCTATGCTATGAAAGGAGCCGAAATTGCTTGTCAATACATGGAGGAATATTTACAGGGAAAATCGAGTAGTTTTGCCCCTTATCAACAGAGGATGCAAGAATATTTTCAACCAAAATGGAATTTATCCGATCGCCTCAGTCGCAAAGTTTATTTAGAATATAGTGATGTGCGTATAGATCAAGGAGTATCCTATCTCAAGTATCTTTCCACTCAGGATATAATCGACATTTTATTTTACTACAAATTTGAAAAATACACAAAAGGGTTAGGAGGATTTCTGCTGGGGAAATTACGTCAATGGTGGCACCGAATTTTCCCTAGTCAAAAACCTGAGTAAATAGGCTAGGATAAAGCTAAGGAAACAATATTGGTAAAGACCGTGAGTAAGTTTATTCGCTACAGTACAATGATCACCCTGCTGGGTATTTTAGGAGCCTGTAGTGGCAATCCTGCCCTAGAAAATCGTCTGGCTGCCGATCCTAATCTACAAACAAATCCCATACCAGAAAACTCTCCTAATAACCAGCAATTACCCGCAAATTTTCCCGCAGAAATTCCTCGATATAGTCAATCAGAATTATTATCCGTGCAGACAAATCCTGATAATACTGGTGGGCAAACTCGTTGGCAATCCAACGATCCCAGCAATGCGATCGAGGCTTTTTATCAACAGGAATTAGTTAATAATAATTGGGAAATTATCACTCCCTTTTCTGGGGAGGGAGTTAATAGCACCTTGACAGCCCGTCGAGATAATTTAGAATTAACTATCACCATAACTGCCACTTCTCCCAATACCGAATATAGCCTCGATTATCGTCCAACGGGAACCCCGATTGCTTCCCCTAGTCCCTCCCCTATTTCTTCCCCCTTACCCAATCTTAATCCCACCAGTTTTAACGATATCGAATCCTTACCTAATCCCTTAAAAAGCCACATTCAAGACTTAGCTAGATTAGGAGTATTAACAGGTAATAACAATCAGTTTAACCCTAATAATACAATAACGCGCAGAGAATTTGCTCGCTGGTTGTTACAGGCTAATAATGCCATTTATGCTAATGTAGCGGGTAAACAAATCCGTTTAGCTACTCCCAATAGTTCCCCAGCTTTTAGTGATGTTAAAAATAACGATCCCGATTATATTTATATTCAAGGATTAGCGGAAGCGGGGTTAATTCCCTCTCCCTTAACGGGAGATAGTAGCGCCCTTTTATTCCGTCCCAATGCTCCTTTAACCCGGGAAGATTTAATCGCTTGGAAAGTGCCATTAGATATTAGAAAAGCTTTACCGAGCGCCAATCTTGATACGATTAAAAATACTTGGGGTTTTCAGGATACTAATAAAATTAACCCGCAGCTGGTGCGCGCTCTTTATGCCGATTTTCAAAATGCTGAACAAGCTAATATTCGGCGAGTTTTTGGTTTTACTACCCTATTTCAGCCAAAAAGACCAGTAACTCGCGCTGAAGCTGCCGCTACTTTATGGTATTTTGGTTTTCAGGGTGATGGTGTTTCCGCTGCCGATGCTGTGCAGGGTCAAGATACGCAACAGAGTGGGGTTAACTGAAATTTGTCCACAAAAACTAAGGGTGTGTCAGGAAAATACAGGCACTATTTTTGACATTTCTTCATATCTATTCAGAAAAATTAACAGAGGATTCTTGACCCTGCAGCTAGGGGAATATTTTATGCTCAAGATATAACTCTGCTGCAGGGGATTTTCTTGCTGACTTCCGCTGCTATTAACATTATGACCCATCAAACTCTCAAACTCGCCGGGATGAGTTGCGCTGGTTGTGCTGATTCGATCGAACGGATCATTAAATCTATCCCCGGAGTGATTCGATGTCAAGTTAATTTTGGCATGGAACAGGTGGATGTGGACTATGATCCCAAGCGTACCGATCTTAACACTATTCAAGCAAAAGTTAGGGATGCCGGTTTCCAAGCGACACCGATAACGGAAATTAATCTCGAATCCAGGCCAGAAAAAGAACTTCTCACTAAACTATCGATCGCTATTGTTATTAGTATTATACTTTTTATCGGTTCTTTACCGATGATGACGGGTTTATCTCTATCTTTTATCCCCCATTGGTTACACGATCCTTTACTACAATTAACTCTCGCTACTCCCGTCCAATTTTGGTGTGGTCAAAGTTTTTATAAAAATGCTTGGAAAGCCTTTAAAAATCGCACTGCCACCATGGACACTTTAGTAGTTTTGGGAACCAGTGCCGCCTATTTTTATTCCCTGTTTTTAACCTTCGGGAGCGATTTTATCGAAAAACAGGGGTTTAATTCCCATGTCTATTACGAAGCATCAGCTATCGTCATTACTCTGATTTTACTCGGTCGTTTCCTCGAAAAACGTGCCAGAAAAGAAACGGCCGCCGCTATTAAACAATTAATGGGATTACAGGCAAAAACTGCTAGGGTAATTAGGGAAGAACAGACGCTAGATATACCAATAGAAGAGGTGAAAGTAGGAGATATAATTTTAGTGCGTCCGGGGGAAAAAATTCCCGTCGATGGCATAATTATCCAAGGCAGTTCTAGCATTGATGAATCGATGGTGACGGGGGAAAGTTTACCCGTGCGAAAAACCGTCAATCAACAGGTAATCGGTGCGACAATTAATAAAACCGGTAGCCTACAAATGCAAGCGTTACGGGTGGGAAAAGATACGGTTTTAGCTCAGATTGTCCGATTAGTGCAAACCGCGCAAGCATCAAAAGCACCTATACAAAGATTAGTCGATCGAGTGACCGCTTATTTTGTGCCGGTGGTGATGATTATTGCGGTAATAACTTTCTTATTTTGGATTCTCCGCACGGGTAATCTCACCCTCGCTTTGATTACAATGGTGGAAGTCTTAATTATCGCCTGTCCCTGTGCGCTAGGATTAGCTACACCCACCTCGATTATGGTGGGAACAGGACAGGGAGCAAAACAGGGAATTTTAATTAAAAATGCCGAAAGTTTAGAATTAGCCCAGGGCATTACTACTATTGTTCTAGATAAAACCGGAACTCTCACCCAGGGTAAACCAACGGTGACGGACTTCTTGACTCGCGAGGGGGTGGGGGATGGACGGGAATTATCGCTGCTGCAGTTAGTCGTATCGGTGGAGAATCATTCTGAACACCCGTTAGGAGAAGCAATAGTTAAATATGGGCGGTTAAACGCCATTAAAACCCTAGAAGTAACCGAATTTGACTCAATAACTGGGTCAGGAGTGCAGGGAAAAGTCGGGTCGGATTTAGTGCAAATCGGTACACAACAATGGTTAGAAAGTCAAGGGATCGAAACAAAAGTTCTTAAAAAAGTCGCCCACGATTGGGAATGGCAGAAAAAAACCGTGGCTTGGATAGCGGTTAACGGGCATTTAGAGGGGTTGATTGCCATTTCCGACGTTTTAAAACCTTTTTCTTCTTCAGTGGTCGCCAAGCTCAAAAAAATCGGCTTAGAGGTGATGATGATGACGGGGGACAACCTCGAAACCGCAGAAGCGATCGCCAGCGAGTTG contains the following coding sequences:
- a CDS encoding glycosyltransferase, whose amino-acid sequence is MTFFLLLVTSLSLIIWLYLILARGQFWLSNQKINPVTYPLTNYPKVSAIIPARNEADVLPISLTSLFNQDYQGEFSIILIDDQSSDDTGKVAQKIADKSHKSEQITIISGQPLEIGWTGKLWAMKQGITEATEKFAPDYFLFTDADIAHPPDNLTQLVTKAVQEKQALVSLMVLLRCDSFWEKFLIPAFVFFFEKLYPFPLVNNPNSPIAAAAGGCILIRRDILEKIGSIDILKQALIDDCSLAIAVKKYLQNHSENTEKSIWLGLTETTYSLRPYPDLASIWNMVARTAFTQLNYSTLWLIGTIFGMFLTYLAAPLGLIWGLVLKQTSIIIISTITLLLIALSYSPTLRLYKLSPLRALTLPLIALFYSLMTVDSALRYWRGQGGGWKGRVYPN
- a CDS encoding antitoxin; the protein is MQNLRQVSLLTSGQEQVLTIPPELALSSTEVLLRKEGHRLIIEPISSGSLISLLTTLPDITDNFPDIDEGLLPLDDITF
- a CDS encoding S-layer homology domain-containing protein, with the translated sequence MVKTVSKFIRYSTMITLLGILGACSGNPALENRLAADPNLQTNPIPENSPNNQQLPANFPAEIPRYSQSELLSVQTNPDNTGGQTRWQSNDPSNAIEAFYQQELVNNNWEIITPFSGEGVNSTLTARRDNLELTITITATSPNTEYSLDYRPTGTPIASPSPSPISSPLPNLNPTSFNDIESLPNPLKSHIQDLARLGVLTGNNNQFNPNNTITRREFARWLLQANNAIYANVAGKQIRLATPNSSPAFSDVKNNDPDYIYIQGLAEAGLIPSPLTGDSSALLFRPNAPLTREDLIAWKVPLDIRKALPSANLDTIKNTWGFQDTNKINPQLVRALYADFQNAEQANIRRVFGFTTLFQPKRPVTRAEAAATLWYFGFQGDGVSAADAVQGQDTQQSGVN
- a CDS encoding NAD(P)/FAD-dependent oxidoreductase, whose amino-acid sequence is MDYDVVIIGGGPAGGHCGRLLSEKGYRVLLVEQHSSWQDNNFSSAASPLEILEQFNLPETVVARFWKNIEIISTSIHHFWSSPQPLGVVFDFAKLREFLAAEVLRLGGEVRLGCRYLKYQQREDQLTVFLKSKGEKIETVTTRLLVDATGYARAVMYKHRREKPDFLKAVGIEYLITVPEVDYQKYQDNLVFFLGHKWSPKGYGWIFPMDNQQLKIGAAWLEGEHPYISEVKPLKSYITQIIQTYMNLSKYDIIDIHGSILEYSLNLQDIYYQEPNIIAIGDAVSTVNFLGGEGIRYAMKGAEIACQYMEEYLQGKSSSFAPYQQRMQEYFQPKWNLSDRLSRKVYLEYSDVRIDQGVSYLKYLSTQDIIDILFYYKFEKYTKGLGGFLLGKLRQWWHRIFPSQKPE
- a CDS encoding type II toxin-antitoxin system VapC family toxin; amino-acid sequence: MTYQYLLDTNILSHLIRYPQGQVFQHIVDVGEESVCTSIIVACELRFGVVKSGSSRLVQQLERILEFLTVLPLESTVDKHYAVIRKHLEQAGTPIGPNDLLIAAHSLALDLTLVTANTREFERVPALKLENWLIDSVIIFGG
- a CDS encoding heavy metal translocating P-type ATPase, with product MTHQTLKLAGMSCAGCADSIERIIKSIPGVIRCQVNFGMEQVDVDYDPKRTDLNTIQAKVRDAGFQATPITEINLESRPEKELLTKLSIAIVISIILFIGSLPMMTGLSLSFIPHWLHDPLLQLTLATPVQFWCGQSFYKNAWKAFKNRTATMDTLVVLGTSAAYFYSLFLTFGSDFIEKQGFNSHVYYEASAIVITLILLGRFLEKRARKETAAAIKQLMGLQAKTARVIREEQTLDIPIEEVKVGDIILVRPGEKIPVDGIIIQGSSSIDESMVTGESLPVRKTVNQQVIGATINKTGSLQMQALRVGKDTVLAQIVRLVQTAQASKAPIQRLVDRVTAYFVPVVMIIAVITFLFWILRTGNLTLALITMVEVLIIACPCALGLATPTSIMVGTGQGAKQGILIKNAESLELAQGITTIVLDKTGTLTQGKPTVTDFLTREGVGDGRELSLLQLVVSVENHSEHPLGEAIVKYGRLNAIKTLEVTEFDSITGSGVQGKVGSDLVQIGTQQWLESQGIETKVLKKVAHDWEWQKKTVAWIAVNGHLEGLIAISDVLKPFSSSVVAKLKKIGLEVMMMTGDNLETAEAIASELGIRRFFAALRPQEKAEKIEYLQKKGKIVAMVGDGINDAIALAQADLGIAIGTGTDVAIAASDITLISGDLQGIVTAIELSRATMANIKENLFFAFIYNLIAIPIAAGILYPFLLNPIIAGAAMALSSLSVVTNALRLRRVHPRVGG